The Anas acuta chromosome 2, bAnaAcu1.1, whole genome shotgun sequence genome contains a region encoding:
- the LOC137851907 gene encoding maestro heat-like repeat-containing protein family member 2B, with protein sequence MKTTLWDFPAASLHLKVILALEQWSKLEISFSSKEICSLLSDCCRAILPLPSAAEQLGKIRNAEQAVLQLQSLHMATKALGRLMAVLLKTKPSPVDFVDIAEVLCFWLSSGNPWVCKRALQVCAQLLEDCRDGVAFQTRGAYLPFGALAGLLGPLTCEPTSSSRQLAAACLSSLLHIQAKATNRLLQTDDPASLCEGLSAHSDASQQLQTSIHIAEMVCKNVPKEQAADFMNAIQEPFRRARGSRVRAAGNWMLTFLETWGKDIGPDVRGILSTLHTCTESMQEPSFMYFVHHAVLILARHHERLTMNVILEKFVPMDRNTLELWRTLGRDSIGIGVLKRLARKLRRVGDDSSQPSSSSGRLHAHQPSAESLAVTRAISEMVSVQSKEGVQSLLPSLLPGLLLQLSKALGEEMLFAPLSPWRGHAEDQRQEGNVCRPFCKTLMSVLSKCTEKSWLTPFWRQKMSALLESPRTYAEGMCLLTSVLLRAQLISRELIEIFSQWLRYPSANLQLTAMAFFAELMKEPPLEKRNVLKTLRVLAEKAHHRSSTIRQLAARALGNAASSVPVEVRKHGRQVVRVLQQSLADTACPEVVAESMLALAELVRVLQVVNLGSAFEDIARSTKMFFESEEEYLRYSALRLYSVLASSASTKGLFFAREVAETWVSLFLHLRDPDLAVASMCKITFRLCVPFMGLRRPREIISLCKRLGAQELQDALCTYLARYAPPKLERLRSVARRGCLENGQRLHPSTFEILAFQGPSSTEDAQVWRRQTRPSVAVAPCGQ encoded by the exons ATGAAGACGACTCTCTGGGACTTCCCGGCAGCGTCCCTGCACCTGAAGGTGATTCTGGCCCTGGAGCAGTGGAG CAAGCTGGAGATCTCGTTCAGCAGCAAGGAAATTTGCAGCCTGCTGTCTGACTGCTGCCGGGCCATCCTGCCACTTCCCTCAGCGGCTGAGCAGCTTGGGAAGATCAGGAACgcagagcaggcagtgctgcagctccag tccctgcacatggccacGAAGGCTCTGGGCCGGCTCATGGCAGTCCTGCTGAAGACAAAGCCAAGCCCTGTGGACTTTGTAGACATCGCCGAG gtCCTGTGCTTCTGGCTCTCCTCGGGCAATCCGTGGGTGTGCAAGAGGGCCCTGCAGGTCTGcgcccagctgctggaggactgCAGAGATGGAGTGGCTTTTCAG ACAAGAGGTGCCTACCTGCCGTTTGGCGCCTTGGCGGGATTGCTGGGGCCTCTGACCTGTGAGCCCACGAGCAGCTCCCGCCAGCTGGCCGCTGCCTGCCTCAGCTCCCTTCTCCACATCCAAG CCAAGGCCACGAACAGGCTGTTGCAGACAGACGACCCTGCGAGCTTGTGTGAGGGGCTGAGTGCTCACAGTGACGCCTCTCAGCAGCTCCAGACCTCCATCCACATCGCAGAG ATGGTTTGCAAAAACGTCCCCAAAGAACAGGCCGCAGACTTCATGAATGCCATCCAGGAGCCCTTCCGGCGTGCCAGAGGAAGCCGCGTGCGTGCTGCAGGCAACTGGATGCTCACCTTTCTGGAAACATGGGGAAAGGACATTGGTCCAGAT GTGCGAGGAATCCTCTCCACCCTGCACACCTGCACAGAGTCCATGCAGGAGCCCTCGTTCATGTACTTCGTGCACCATGCGGTGCTGATCCTGGCCCGCCATCACGAGAGGCTCACGATGAACGTCATCCTCGAGAAGTTTGTGCCTATGGACAG AAACACGCTGGAGCTGTGGAGGACTCTGGGGAGAGACAGCATTGGCATCGGTGTGCTAAAGCGCTTAGCGAGGAAGCTGAGGAGAGTGGGAGAcgacagctcccagcccagctcatcCAGTGGCAGGCTGCACGCCCACCAGCCTTCTGCGGAGTCCTTGGCT GTCACCCGTGCCATCTCCGAAATGGTGTCCGTGCAGTCCAAGGAGGGGGTCCAGAGcttgcttccctccctcctccctgggctcctgctgcagctcagcaaggCCCTGGGGGAAGAGATGCTGTTTGCGCCCCTCAGCCCCTGGAGAGGGCACGCTGAGGATCAGCGGCAAGAGGGCAACGTGTGCAG GCCTTTCTGCAAAACTCTCATGTCAGTGCTGAGCAAATGCACTGAGAAGAGCTGGCTGACGCCGTTCTGGAGGCAGAAAATGTCAGCGCTGCTGGAGAGCCCCCGCACTTATGCCGAGGGCATGTGCCTCCTGACGAG TGTCCTGCTCCGTGCCCAGCTCATCTCCCGGGAGCTGATTGAGATCTTCTCCCAGTGGCTGCGCTACCCATCAGCAAACCTGCAGCTGACGGCCATGGCTTTCTTTGCTGAG CTGATGAAGGAGCCGCCTCTTGAGAAGAGGAACGTCCTGAAGACTCTGCGTGTCTTGGCTGAGAAAGCACACCACCGAAGCAGCACCATCAGGCAGCTGGCAGCGAGAGCTCTGGGCAAcgcagccagcagcgtgcccgtGGAG GTGCGGAAGCACGGGAGACAAGTTGTCCGGGTGCTGCAACAGAGCCTGGCGGACACTGCCTGTCCCGAGGTGGTTGCAGAAAGCATGCTGGCACTAGCTGAGCTCGTGAGGGTGCTGCAGGTGGTGAACTTGGGATCGGCCTTTGAAGACATCGCCAGGTCCACCAAGATGTTCTTCGAGTCT GAAGAAGAGTACCTTCGCTACTCGGCCTTGCGCCTCTATTCAGTCCTGGCCTCCTCAGCCTCGACCAAGGGGTTGTTCTTTGCCAGAGAAGTGGCAGAAACATGGGTCAGCCTTTTCCTGCACCTCCGGGATCCTGACTTGGCAGTTGCCAGC ATGTGCAAGATCACCTTCAGGCTCTGTGTTCCATTTATGGGGCTGAGGCGGCCACGGGAGATCATCTCTCTCTGCAAGAGGCTGGGTGCACAAGAGCTGCAGGATGCGCTCTGCACTTACCTG GCCAGATACGCCCCCCCAAAGTTGGAGAGGCTCCGTAGCGTAGCCAGGAGAGGCTGCCTAGAGAACGGGCAGAGGCTGCACCCATCGACCTTCGAAATCCTTG CTTTCCAGGGCCCGAGCAGCACTGAGGACGCCCAAGTGTGGAGAAGGCAGACGAGGCCCTCTGTGGCTGTGGCACCCTGTGGACAATAA